The genomic stretch ATGTTGGGCATATATGTCAATGACGTGCCATTCTGTCTAATGTGGGATATTGATGGCGTTCTACCTATTTAAAGAAACTTCCCTGTAAGAAAGAAGAGTGAAATAGAATAAGAAAAGGTCGAACAATATGAGAAACAAATCAAATGCACTACAGGGTTGTGTGCTACATAATATACACTATTAGTTACACTTCAGGACAGGTTCAGGTTCTTATGATAAACTTGTTAAGCACGAATGCTAGAAATAATAAATGAAATGGTGCAACTGGTAATAAATGTAATGGGCTAACGGCAGCTAACCTGAATGCCTTTTCAAGCTCTTTATTTTTAGGATCCAGTAACAGACCTCTGAAAAAAGCATCTGCTGCATCATCAAGCTCCTGTGGCAATTGTAGCAAAAATGATTGAAAAAGATTTTTTTAaatagaaaaagaagagaaaaaaattaatAGGTAATGAAAAATTGACGAATATGTACATTCTGCATTTTAAGTGCTACGCCCACCCTATAATACGCCTTTGGCCAGTCTGGTCTTGCCAATACGCATTGAGTAGCATCTCCAAAAGCAAGATCTCCTTTATTTAAATACACATAGCACAAACTCCTGTTGGATAGGACAGCTGCATCATCAGGTTTAATGCCGAGGGCCTGAAAACCAAATCACTAGAACGATCAACCCATCTATGGGAGACAAAAAACACAGGAcaggttgaaaaaaaaaagactaataacaaaaaaatcaaaattagcaCAAGGAACTGCATCTATTTTAGATTATGCAAAGACAATGAGTGGTTCCCATTTTAATTCCAATACAAGAGAAATATGTGCCTCCGCATATGTTCCCATAAATTAAGCTTAGGCAACAATGATCCTTGAGCTATCATTCTTGCGTAAAACTCTGCACTTGAGACTTGAAAGAAGCCACTGTTCTGAAGCTCAATTTTAGATTTCGAAATAAGAATTTATGGATTTCAAAATAAAAGGAACTGCATGAAATACATATACATTTGACAGGCTTGTACCCTATTTGTTACTAGATCATGATTTGACAGATATACATTTCTAGCATAAATGTGGATATTCGCTGCAGTTCCTGAATGATCCAACATATGATGATACGaatgcttaaaaaatcactgatTCACTATATTATACATGGATGGTGTATTCCTGTTTCACCTTTCACTTTAAATCTATCAAATAAATTTAAATTCATTTTCCATAAAGGGTTTACTGTTAAGAAGAGGTACCTCTGTGTACCAATATACTGCCAGCCAATACTTCTTCTCCTGGAATGCACTTGTTCCCCTTGATTTTGCCTCGAGAAAACTCTCTTCTGTTTTACTTTTACGAGTCATCTGTCAGTAATGAAGATTTCATACATACAACATTATAAAAACAGTGGAAGgtgaaataaataaatagtgtCAGATAAGTGGCTATttctttttttgatcggtaaagtgATAAGTGGCATCTTAGTTTATTAGTAAAGTAGAGTACTAAGatatttatataattgagattGGTAATAAAAAAAGGTTCGAAAACTGCATCGTATGGAATGTTGATGATATGGCATAAATACTACAAACATTGTATTAATCCATAACTTCTAGTAATAGTTGATTTACAGTATTCCAGCGAAAGATAGTGAAGTTATTTGGTGATTGGTCCCAAAACATAAAGAGTTAAGACACTTCAAAagaaaaattttaattttatattatattataattaCCTTTTTCTCAAACTTCTTAGAATTTACATGCTTCATTATTCCATTTGTGCTCCAGTCAACATACGATGGAATCGGAGAAGTCACAGGTAAAAGAATCTCAACACCTCGACGATTACCGTTCATAGCTGAGATTTCTATTGGCTTTAGTCCATGCtgagaccaaaaaaaaaatcactattCATAAGCCAGACAACCCATATGTGACATCAATGAATTATCTCTCATAGTGTACCACCACCACTTATTAAAAATTACGATAAAAACTAAACAGAGGATCAAGAAAGTTGTGCACTTCTAGCACAAGGTCGCAACAATCAACAAAATCCATTTGATCGTTCGTCCCTAAGTCACCTATGGAGCTTTGTAAAGTCAAATAAGACACTCATTAAGCATACTACTATTAAATGCAATGAGGCTAAAAGTATAATTATCTTACTATATTTGTAACATTTGGATCTGCACCAGCTTCAACCAGTAGCTTGATGATTTCCGTTGCCCCCCTTACTATCTTTTTAAGATGTGAACCTGCAGGTCCTGCACCAGCATCATCCAGTTCCTCAATGAGTTCCTCGATGATTTCTGTTGCCCCCACTTCAGCTGTAAGTAGCAGAGCTTTTACTCCATCTGGTCCACCATTTGGATCAGCACCTGcctacaaacccataaaagagaagtaagtttACACAAACTGTATGCCTAAATGTAACAGTCTCAAACACACAAACTAGTACAAAAAGGTgttaaaagtccaaaaagaatgTTTAAATATATGTCTACCTTCAGTAATTGCTCCGCGCATCGCCGAGATTGGGAATGGATAGATGCCTGAAGTGGAGTAAATGAATCATAGAAGACAAGATTTGGCTGCAAAGATAAAACAGAAGTAATTCAGTGATCCCACTAGCATTCTAACAAATAAGCTGAAAGGGAGAAACTTAAAAGGCACAATTAGGCAATGATATAACGATAGAAAATGTAAGCTATTAGTTATATCAAACGAGCTTACCATACAGTCGATCATGCATATAGTTAGTGATTAAGCAGCTAAAATCTAATCAGGATAAAGTTTGGGTTACCATTAACAGATCACTAAGCATTCCGTAAACTGAAAACCATACTATTAATGAAGAGAAGGTAAATGCTACTCACATTGGCACCATGATCCAGAAGAACTTTAACAGTATCGTGTTCGCCAGCACTGGCAGCATGGTGTAGCGGTGAGCCAAAATCATCAGTAAGATCCACATTAATACCTTTTGAAAGCAACAAGGGTATGACATCTTTTTGCCCTGCAACACGAAAAAAACATCTGGACATCATTTAGACTACTTTAAAATGTCTGTGCAACACATTTGGATAGTTACCAGATGGGTCGGAACCTACCTCTCGTAGCGACATGATGCAAAGGACTTTTGTTTTCATCATCTGGTATTTCAGGATTGGCACCCATTTCAAGAAGATATTCCACAGCGGGCAAGTGCCCTTCCGCGGCTGAATAGGCCAGGGGAGTTTCACCTGCAGAACACATCACCATGAAGTGTATAAGTACTTCAGCACTACACACACTCGTGTTTACCGATTTGCAAGCTCCAAAAGTAATTATCAACAGAGTATATTAGTATCATAATCCAATTATCCCACCACctacacctccaccaccaccacagaaGCACTTCATGCTCCACCACCTAATCCTCCTAGtaacccaccaccacctccagctCCAATTTCACTACCAGCATCTCTCCAACTCCAagtccaccaccaccaacaacatagCCTCCAACTCTAATACCACAACCACCTCCAACACCACCCTCAAACCTCCAACGGCATACAATAATGATTTTActaaacaaaaactaaaaactaaacatTACAATTACACAAACCTAACAACGACAATTTCCAATTTAACTCCTAAACCCTAATAGAAATCAAACAGGTTATAAGCAAATACATTATTCAACATTAAATCATGAAATCTAAGGAAACAACAGCACAATTAAATGATTAATTGAGTATAATACCTGATCCAGCTTTGACATTAATATCATCCAGTTTAATCTCTTCAATCAAGTACTTGAGAACGTTTACTCTCCCTCCGGCAGCAGCATGATGGATAGCTCGTCTACCCTCTTCATCTTTAGTATTCTCAATTACTGATGCTATTCCGTCTCCAATTACATGATCCATTGCTTCTGCGAATTCTGATCCAATTACAAAACAAGATCatcaaaacacaaaaaaaaatccttgaaaaattcCAGAAAAATGAAATAGAATAGAAATAAcgatgtttacttttgagtttgTTGAGTTTTCCGGCATAAGCAGCATTGAGAAACATCTCAGCTGTAaacaaacaagaaacaaaaaaaaccggTTAGGAGAAATCAGGATgtagagaagaataagaagaagaagaaactgacTGCGGAACAAAATCCTAGGGTTAGAGATAGTACGGACTTGCAGCAGGAACAAAATTCATGGTGGGTGAAGAACGACGAAGAAGAACAGGGGTTTTCTCTCAGAAATGAGGAGAGAAAGGGAAGAAGAAGGTTTTAATGAAAAGGCGCGCCAAGGTACAGTCAAAGCGAGTCTTGCgccaaggattttttttttttttttagtttttcttttggtaGTCGGGTCGAAGGATAATGGACTTGGGAATTTTAAAAATAGCTTAAGAGAGTAAAGAGACGGTTAATTGGGTGCGTAATGTGACACAGGCTAGCTCCGTTTCTGAAATCAATAATTTGCAGCATTGGCCATCATCTGATCATCCCAGCACCAATATATGCCCACAATGCAATTCCTATCCAGAAACTGTTTGATCATATTCTCCTTCATTGTCAAGTGGCTGTATGAAACATTCTCATTGCGGGACTTCCTAATCACCCCGTCCAAAATCTCCCAATCCTTCCAAACCCTCAGACGACTCTCAAATTGTACAATCAAAGGTACATTGTTCTATTAACACCGCATTTTGATTCCTTTTCCGGTCCTTATGGATAGCTAGGAATGACTTCATTTATCGCAAAAAAACAACCAAACCCGGAAAACATAGCACACATGGCACTCAGTCTTCAACGAGAATTCTCTTGGGCACAAGCAAACCTCCCTCCCGTGTTACCTGGAATGACACCTTCTATCAACCATGGAAATGGAACTCGGACTTCTACAACAATCCTGGTAGGttggaaaaaacctaattcaGGTTGGATCAAGATCAATACGGACGACGTAGCGAGAGGACATCCTGGAATAGCTGGAGCAGGTTTCATTTGTAGGGATACGTTTGCGAACACCATGATATCAACAACACAACCGCTGGGAATCACCACTACCTTGATAGCCGAATCTTGGGTTATGCTCATAGCTTCTAGGACAGCAAAAGATAGAAGTTGGCCAAAAGTCCAATTTGAAACGGACTCGGAAAACCTACATCGACTCCTAACTTCAGACACCGAACCGCCTTGGTACATTTTGAGTATGATCTTCGAAACTGTCATATCCtggagggtgccccttatcaatttACTTATTTGTATATAGTATTATCTATATAGTTGGTAGCCTTTAGTTTAGGAGTGGATGTCTTTATCAATTGTAATGGTGGGTCGTGATGTAACCACCTGGGCACCTGAGGGTCGTTGATGCAAGGTTAGGAAGGGAAAGGGTTTATAAGCTGAATGAGTCTGTAAGAACATTTAACCAGATTATAATCAAATTCAATCGTTTAGTCGATTTTAGGTTGTTCGCAAAAAcaaagaaacttgattctctGAATCAAGTGTTTATCCTGTCATTGTACATCCAGGTACATGACAGAAACAAAGTTAATCATGAGCCAAATTCCCCAATGCAACATCACACACATCTACAGGGAAGATAATCAAGCTGCGGATGGACTTGCCAATCTTGCTGCAGACAAAAGCCAGTTAGGGAACCTTTCAAGATTGGTTTGGGATCACATAATCCCATCATGCATTAATCAAATTGTAATAGACGACTCCTTGCCCTCGTGTAATCGCCGCTTAATTTTAATACAATCtcgtgcttcaaaaaaaaatcgtcTGATCATTctctattttttgattttttttttgttttattgattCTCAAGTCATTCACCATGTTATTTCTTTCGAAATCTTGTCATTGTATTTTCAACATTAGCCATCACAACAACTATATCATAGATATGGCATATCTGCGTTAGTATCTGTATGAAGTACAATGACACAATAAAGAATAGGATACTAACATCCTAAATGTGGCAATTGGCAAAATTGAAAATGTGTTGGGATTCTTAAATTGGGGAAAACCGTAGATGCAGGAAAATAACAAGTCCAAGACTAGCATAAATATCTCAATATGATTAAAAAGGGAAGAAGCAATTCTGCGTAACCATACCTTTAGGATTATGGGCACCAAACAGTCAAATGTAGCATGTTGGGAAAAAAAAACGAGTAAATACACTGCGGATAGAGTAGACTAGGATCCCTAATAATAATATATGCAGTTTGAAGCAGCATTTGCACATAACTTAACACAAACAAGACAACAGATAAATAAGGAACAAAGGAACAGAAAGAGATACCAGGACATTACAATGCGTAAGAGCCATGTAGCGATTAAAATACataaacaaagttaaaacttaaaAACAGATTGTATCCCCGAAACAATTAGACAACTAGGTTATATTCATGTAAGGCACATCATACACTAGTAAGTGGTAAGTAAGGTAAACATATGAGGGTGCAGGTTCGAGACATAAGCAAAGTTTAAAACCAAAACCACAGGGTAAAGCAATCGCACCTACAGCATAACATTGCGAAGAAAGCTATAAATCATCTAAACTGCGAAGCAGCAAATATCTGTATAGTAGTAGTTCTATCTCGAGTCCGAACACTTAAAACGGAAACCAAAAAGTGCAAGTGTCACAGAAACTATAAGTCTATAACTCATAATCATATCCGTGTATCTACTATGCTCATATCCTCATACTCATAAACTGGGAGAGAACCATGTGTTACCGCATTTCAAGCATTCCAACTTATAACCAGCAACACGGTTTGCTTTGAGGATGTTGCTTTGCAGAGCCACTCTCTTCTCGCTGCACCTTGGGCATGGAATGTCTGCCATATCCATATGTTGCTCCTCCGGTTCTTCTCTAGCTGGCTTCTCTTCTGTTGCCAGACGTCCTCTCCTCAATTCCTCCGCTGTCATCTCCACAACTGCTGAAGCTTTCAACTCTCCATCGATCAAACGTCTAGCTAATTCAACAGTATTCTTCATATTAAAACGCAACTGACGCATTTTTTGCTGATACTTTGCCAAATTCTCACCTCGAGTACTAAAACAAGCCTTCTCTAGCGCAACTAACGCGGACATTACAACTTTTGGGTGGTGACCTCTGGATGATCTGTAGGAAATACAGTTTATTTCCTCAAAAAGCAGTTCCAAGCATTTATCTCTCACATCATCTCCGGTTAGTGCCTTGGCCAAAATTGCATCCATATCAACAGAAGTATCGTGTACAGGTAGATGTGGTTGGTTATCGTCTACTTCCTCTTCCATAATCTCACCATCCTCCAAATCATCTCCGGCTTTCTCCCCTTCCATCTCAGTATCATCATATCCCAACAGTTGTTGAGTTTTTAGCAGAAGATGATCAATTTCAACCTGTTTatgattctcaaaatctctgtcCATTATCCACCACAGTACTTGTTCTTGGTGATCATAAACCCGCAGGACAATAAACCCGGGATTCTGTGTACGGACAGGTATTTTATCCACTGATGGAACGAAATGCACTATACAAGTGTGCATTAAACACATACTGGGAACCTCTTCTTCGTGAAAACTGTAAAAGAGCTCCCTGTCATCATACCGCTCCCACACTCCCCCACGTCTATCTGATACATCCTCCGGGCGATACAAGTACTGGCACATAAACATGAATTCCCCATCACTGTCTTCTGTTATTTGCTTGATAATTGCAATTTTAGGCTTTTCATTTACATCATCTGGAGCTATTAAAGTAACATCACCAACTTCGAACCTAAATTTCTTACTTGCAAAAGAACTGTGGTAAGATTTCCCCAAACTCCCCTCTCCATCAATAGACATCTTTAAAACAGTAGTTGGTGTAGTCCCTGTCATAAGTTTGTTCAACATCAGTTCTGAATTCATATATAAATGCCGAAAACATATAGCAAATTTCATAAAAACAACCTGAAGGGCTCATTTGCAACCTTTGTCACTAATCAATCCTTGGATTTTCTTCACGGTGCGACGAAAAAAAGCCAATCAATTCGATGCACACTATTCATGCTTGGGCAATTGCCTAGTTAACATACAGGATTAAGGCTTAGATTAATGTTTTCATAATGCAAACTTTTTTCCTATCATTAGCTCTAATCACCCATGCAAGATTTACATATACCGACTATTTGCCTAATTATTAACGAATAATACAATCATAATTGTTATTAAACTAAGAAAATATTCACTGATTTCCTTGAAATTTGTGTGTTCCTGTCCAATTATAGGTCAGCATAATTCCCCCCTAAATTGAAGATCAAACAAAAGAATATCATCCACTGATTTCCTTGaaatttgttttgtttatttccaATTTATACAAAATCGATATCAAACAGACAAAATCAGAGGAACAAATTAACCCAAAATTAGACCTAATTTTATGATTTCTGTACCCCGAAAACAAGTGGGGAAATGTCCATTACAATAAATAACAGTgtaaaatcatcatcaacaagaacaACTAAACATGCAAGCTGGGGTTTAACTACTAAGTCTAAAATCAAAGagaaatgagaaaacaaaatttaCCTTAAACAAACCAGAGAAAGAGAGAATGGTATGACGAAGATGAGAAATGTAGAGAAGGATATGATGTAGATGACAGAACTACAGAAGGGAGAAGATAAAAGTAAAGTCTGAGTGGGATTTTAATTCAAGAAATTAATAACCTGAACGAGTGAGTAAAACAAATTAATATCTATTTCTTGCAAACTGTGCTTTTGCAGAGGAAGCTTGCTCAGAAAGAAATATAGCCTAGAAGAGGAAACGATTGATTTGACATGATACGACAACACGTGGTATAGCTATAGGCCTGTGGGTACggatttttttaatcttttgattTGATACCCAGTAGAGCTACTGATAGAGGTCCATAGCGCCCTAGAAATGTGAACTGTCAAAACGAGAATCGATCCACGTGTTATAAAGGTGGATACATGTAATAGCGGGCAGATACCGGttcatataaaataaaataatttttgtcGTTGAATTTTGGATTAGTACCTACCTTTAGTAAATCCAGTATCCGCCTTTATCAATCATGCATATATATAGTGCAAAATGTATTCTTAGGGTCAATCCAACAACGTTGTGTagttttctaaaatactttaaaaatagtTTTTGGACtctaaaaattctgaaatttcgcATGGATGACCCTCATGATGTCTAATATATCATGTTAAAATTTCAAGACCCAATTCGTTTCCATATAGGAGATAAAAATACTTCTCTACAACATGTTAAAAAACATTCGTTTCAcatcaacaatatttttctatgTTAGATATTCATGATAAAAATATTATCCATGTTACAAACCTAGTCCATCAAAATCAGACATAAAATTTAACTCTAGGTATTAGGTTACCTAAAATTTCAAGCATCATTTTCAATTGTCAAAGAAAAATTATGCAAATTATAATTctataaaacgaaaataaaacatgatacttatcgcgtttaagcaattgttttctttttgatatccatggcagaataaaacgtcttaaaattgttggaacaattgtcgaattatgcctgcacaacaaataaaatcaagcacgaaacaaacaacgttatggaagagtcgcggactaggtcggtatctttaagacgtttcgcggctctgcccaagattgtgcaagcagttcttcaatggcgcgtcgtccccaggataaaacagccgagattaATCTCTTACAGAATcgctcttgcacggtgagaggatgtgaaacttctacacttcattcttgctcagaaactcatttagaaaaataagagatgttcacacacttatttttctttctctaaaaatcttttcttttgtaaactcaagtcataaaagaaaaactctctcacaACAAAAAGGATTTCAACATCTCTCCAAGTTtttttaacaccaaaacataaacgaaaaactctctcactaaaaatgtttcaactagagctggcaaacaagccaaaacctgCGGGTTAACCCGAACCGGACCGTAAAAACTCGCACCCGGGTTGGCTGGTtgcctaaacaagccgggttagggttggagaaatgccggctTGTGAGAAAACGGGTAAACCCAGTCCGGTCCGTAAACCCGCAGGTTCAACCCGTAAACCCGGGTGAGTCATATACACTAGTTTCTCTTTTAATTTTTAGTTTATACTTTGTTGACTTGACACGTCATGTGGGGCAGGGGACTTGTCAAAAGGATGTGCCACGTTAGAACTTAGAACATTACTAGACGCGTATGTAATACAAAATGTTACCCATTTTATAACCCTAAAAAGCTAAAATGTTTGGCTTTTCTTCGCTCGCAGCGGCAGCCACCGTCTCATCTCCATCTGAATCGAGTTTAATAGATTTTAGGTTCTTAGAATCCCCATCTTTACAAGAACTCCGAAAATACCTTTAAATCTTGGTTCAAAATGAACTTTTGCTGCAGATCTACAATTAATAGACCTTATTCTCCAAACCCATTTCAACTTTTCTTGAAAATATGAAGTACCAGTACCTAGATTTTAATT from Papaver somniferum cultivar HN1 unplaced genomic scaffold, ASM357369v1 unplaced-scaffold_131, whole genome shotgun sequence encodes the following:
- the LOC113332284 gene encoding ankyrin-1-like isoform X1 produces the protein MNFVPAATEMFLNAAYAGKLNKLKKFAEAMDHVIGDGIASVIENTKDEEGRRAIHHAAAGGRVNVLKYLIEEIKLDDINVKAGSGETPLAYSAAEGHLPAVEYLLEMGANPEIPDDENKSPLHHVATRGQKDVIPLLLSKGINVDLTDDFGSPLHHAASAGEHDTVKVLLDHGANPNLVFYDSFTPLQASIHSQSRRCAEQLLKAGADPNGGPDGVKALLLTAEVGATEIIEELIEELDDAGAGPAGSHLKKIVRGATEIIKLLVEAGADPNVTNIHGLKPIEISAMNGNRRGVEILLPVTSPIPSYVDWSTNGIMKHVNSKKFEKKMTRKSKTEESFLEAKSRGTSAFQEKKYWLAVYWYTEALGIKPDDAAVLSNRSLCYVYLNKGDLAFGDATQCVLARPDWPKAYYRVGVALKMQNELDDAADAFFRGLLLDPKNKELEKAFREVSLNR
- the LOC113332284 gene encoding ankyrin-1-like isoform X2, encoding MNFVPAATEMFLNAAYAGKLNKLKKFAEAMDHVIGDGIASVIENTKDEEGRRAIHHAAAGGRVNVLKYLIEEIKLDDINVKAGSGETPLAYSAAEGHLPAVEYLLEMGANPEIPDDENKSPLHHVATRGQKDVIPLLLSKGINVDLTDDFGSPLHHAASAGEHDTVKVLLDHGANPNLVFYDSFTPLQASIHSQSRRCAEQLLKAGADPNGGPDGVKALLLTAEVGATEIIEELIEELDDAGAGPAGSHLKKIVRGATEIIKLLVEAGADPNVTNIHGLKPIEISAMNGNRRGVEILLPVTSPIPSYVDWSTNGIMKHVNSKKFEKKMTRKSKTEESFLEAKSRGTSAFQEKKYWLAVYWYTEALGIKPDDAAVLSNRSLCYVYLNKGDLAFGDATQCVLARPDWPKAYYRELDDAADAFFRGLLLDPKNKELEKAFREVSLNR
- the LOC113332264 gene encoding uncharacterized protein LOC113332264, coding for MSIDGEGSLGKSYHSSFASKKFRFEVGDVTLIAPDDVNEKPKIAIIKQITEDSDGEFMFMCQYLYRPEDVSDRRGGVWERYDDRELFYSFHEEEVPSMCLMHTCIVHFVPSVDKIPVRTQNPGFIVLRVYDHQEQVLWWIMDRDFENHKQVEIDHLLLKTQQLLGYDDTEMEGEKAGDDLEDGEIMEEEVDDNQPHLPVHDTSVDMDAILAKALTGDDVRDKCLELLFEEINCISYRSSRGHHPKVVMSALVALEKACFSTRGENLAKYQQKMRQLRFNMKNTVELARRLIDGELKASAVVEMTAEELRRGRLATEEKPAREEPEEQHMDMADIPCPRCSEKRVALQSNILKANRVAGYKLECLKCGNTWFSPSL